A DNA window from Amycolatopsis sp. DSM 110486 contains the following coding sequences:
- a CDS encoding MFS transporter: MPTLVFLGLVVAVISSLGAPLIPAVAVVHGVSLGDAQWSLTVTLVVGAMVTPVMGRLGDGPARRGVILVGLGLVVLGCVLAALPFGFVALLVGRGLQGAGLGLTPLTIVAAREALVPAKARPTMAILSITTVAGVGLGYPVTGLITELGGLQAAYWFGAVVAAVALVAAIKVVPHAVNAEAKRLDVPGAVLLGVGLGALLLWISKGEEWGWGSGASVGSVIIAVGALVAWVWHEGRSSHPLVELRLLRLPGVLAADVAALLSGTGMYLLTSLMVQFVQTPPADGGLGGSVVVAGLVLLPFSIGSLLASRIAPPVIRRGRGRVLIPGASLVGLVSVGVFGFVRHDYVVLIVVMAATGLAVGTVFAVLPGMITRGTPAHETGSAMSFNQVLRYVGYSTGSALSAAILVGHTPGGRHFPNALGYTVAAFAGVAVWVLAAVFGMLLPGKTTEGARG, from the coding sequence GTGCCCACGTTGGTGTTCCTCGGGCTCGTCGTGGCGGTGATCAGCAGCCTGGGGGCGCCGCTGATTCCGGCGGTGGCCGTGGTGCACGGGGTGTCGCTGGGGGATGCGCAGTGGTCGTTGACGGTGACGTTGGTGGTCGGGGCGATGGTCACGCCGGTGATGGGGCGGCTCGGCGACGGGCCGGCGCGGCGGGGCGTGATCCTGGTCGGGCTGGGGCTGGTGGTGCTGGGGTGTGTGCTGGCGGCGTTGCCGTTCGGGTTCGTGGCGTTGCTGGTGGGGCGCGGATTGCAGGGCGCGGGGCTGGGGCTGACGCCGCTGACGATCGTGGCGGCCCGGGAAGCGTTGGTGCCCGCGAAGGCGCGGCCGACGATGGCGATCTTGTCGATCACGACGGTCGCCGGGGTCGGGCTCGGGTATCCGGTGACCGGGCTGATCACGGAGCTGGGTGGGCTGCAGGCCGCTTACTGGTTCGGGGCTGTCGTGGCGGCGGTTGCGCTGGTGGCGGCCATCAAAGTGGTGCCCCATGCCGTGAACGCCGAGGCGAAGCGGCTCGACGTGCCGGGGGCGGTTCTGCTGGGGGTGGGGCTGGGCGCGTTGCTGCTGTGGATCAGCAAGGGTGAGGAGTGGGGCTGGGGTTCGGGCGCGTCGGTCGGATCGGTGATCATCGCGGTGGGCGCGCTGGTGGCGTGGGTGTGGCACGAGGGACGCAGCAGCCACCCGCTGGTGGAGCTGCGGTTGTTGCGGCTGCCGGGGGTGCTCGCGGCCGACGTCGCGGCGCTGTTGTCCGGCACGGGGATGTATCTGCTGACGTCGTTGATGGTGCAGTTCGTCCAGACGCCGCCGGCCGACGGCGGGCTCGGCGGGTCCGTGGTGGTGGCCGGGCTGGTGTTGCTGCCGTTCTCGATCGGGAGCCTGCTCGCCAGCCGCATCGCGCCGCCGGTGATCCGGCGGGGGCGGGGGCGCGTGCTGATCCCCGGGGCTTCGCTGGTCGGTCTGGTGAGCGTCGGCGTGTTCGGCTTCGTGCGCCACGACTACGTGGTGCTCATCGTCGTCATGGCGGCCACGGGGCTCGCCGTCGGCACGGTTTTCGCCGTGCTGCCCGGCATGATCACGCGCGGGACGCCCGCGCACGAGACCGGCAGCGCGATGAGCTTCAACCAGGTGCTGCGCTACGTCGGCTACTCCACCGGCAGCGCGCTCAGCGCCGCGATCCTCGTCGGGCACACGCCGGGCGGCCGACACTTCCCGAACGCCCTCGGCTACACGGTCGCCGCCTTCGCCGGGGTGGCGGTGTGGGTGCTGGCCGCCGTGTTCGGCATGCTGCTGCCCGGAAAAACGACCGAAGGAGCGCGCGGATGA